The sequence below is a genomic window from Aureispira sp. CCB-E.
AGTAGCAAATGGCGATTATGCAGTGATGATTACCTTTAATAATTGTACTGGCACGTCAAGTTGTTTTAATGTAGTTGTGAATGCACTACCAACGGTAGAAGAGGGGATCAAACAGGTTCGTGTATATCCCAATCCAACAACAGGACAGGTTAATATAGAATTAGAAGAGGTGTTAAAACAAGGCGTGGCTCGATTGATGGATGTAAATGGACGTTTATTGTTAGAGCAATCTATAGATGGTAAACAGTTCATTCAATTGAATATAGAGGCGTTGCCAACAGCTGTTTATTTCTTAGAGTTGCAAAGTTTAAAAGGTGTTTATAGCCAAAAAATTATTAAAGAATAAATTGCTTGACGAATAACTAACCTTTGACTAGGAGTTTAATACTGTCTCTGGTAGGTTATTAGTAATATAAGAGTTGTTTTTATTAGTAGTTCGTTGATTGCCTGCGGTGCTACTGAATGGTTTCAACGAACTATTGTTTTATGTAAACGCAACTCTTATTAAGTATAAAAATTGTAAACAACAAAAATATACAATATGAATCAAGATACATGGGAAAATATTAATATGATCATCCAAGATGAAGATATTCAAGGAGCAGAATTTACAAGAGATTACATCAATGAAGGAAATGTAAATTCTTGTGTAGATTTTTACTCTAGTGCCCTAAATAATAAGCAAAAAGCTATAGTTATAACCATTTTTTGTTCAGATTACCAAACGGAGAATACAAAAAAGATAGCTAAAGATTTCTTAAAGAATGTTCCAGTGACAATTTACAATGAGCATGTCCATAAAACCTGTTTGTGGAATCTTGATTCAACGTTGAATTTGGAATCTCTAGAAGATATTGCAACAATAGAATTGGCAGTGAAAAAAGCTTTAAACGAATAAAAGGCTGAAGATTTATTATTGTTTATAAAAAAGTCGTGTTGAGTACAGTTGGTAAAACAGTATTTGATGCGGCTTTTTATTTTTAGCATAAGGCGTCATTGGGAATAAAAAATTACTATTATGACGTTTAAATTATTTGCGAATTTTTTTAATTTTGTAATCAAAAAAAATATGTTTCTGAATTTTTAGAATGATTGGGTCTAAATAATTGAATTGTAGCTGGTTATTTGTTTTTTGAACTTTTTGAAAGCCTAAAAAAGGGCTTAAAAGTGATTTGAGGTTATGAAACTAGTAGAGTACATTTGCATAATCAAAGTTATGACTAAAAAATAACTTTTATAAACTCTTGTTATTCAACAGCCCAAGGAGGGCTACTATTATTTACAATAAACATAAAAAACACAAATGATTTTAAATCGACTATTAAAAGTAAGTCTTGTTCTTTGCTTGCTCATGAACAGTTTTGGAAGTTTTGCAACTTCTCACACTGTTACTAATTTGAATGATACAGGTAGCGGATCATTAAGGGATGTACTCGGTCTTGTTGCTACTGGTGATACAATTCTCTTTTCTAATGCTATGCTTTCTAGTAGTAGCGATACTATAAAACTAAATTCACCACTTATTCTCAATCGGAGTCTTGTCATTTTAGGACCCAATATGCCTAATTATAAATTGTACCTTAGTGGTCAAACTAGTACCAATATCGCAGAGGTAAGTTTTTCACGATTTAGCCCCCCATTAGAAATACAAAACCTCGGTTTTATAAACGGATCTACAACACAATTTGGTAAGGGGGGAGCAATTGCGATCCTAGCTTGTAGTGGTATTACTTTAAAAAAATGTGAATTCAAAAATAATTCAGCTAATTATGGAGGAGCCATCAATTCTAGCCTTTCTCAAACTTCTGATAAAGATGTTATTATAGAGGAATGTTTGTTTGATAATAACTCTAGTACTTCTGGAGGAGGAGCGATTTATTTGACGAGTCATGATGCTTATGCGTTGACATGGAATATCTCCAAGACGACTTTTAGCAACAATACAGCTGTTGGTTCTAGACATGGAGGAGCGATTTATTGTCGCAATGGGATTGATAACACCTCATTGCCAACCAAAGATATGACCATAAATATTACAGAAACAACCTTTGCAAATAATACAGGGTACGAAGGTGCTGCCTTTTATTCATACCATGATCCTGATGGCACCTACTCAAATACGAATATTACCATTACAAAATCTACTTTTACAGGGAATGTAAATACTTACCTAGGAATACATGGTGCCGCTCTTACGGTAACAAGTAGTATTTATGCTACCGCTGCTAGTTTAGGATATTATTTAACGATGTATGGATGTAGTGTCGTTGATAATATAGGAAAGGGAATTTACTATGGTAATAGAGGAGGTAATGGCAATATAACAATAGGAAGTAGTATTTGGGCATTTAATACAAGAGGTGATTTTTATGTTTCTAGAACGTCAGGGGGTAATGGAGGCTCAGCTATATCATCGAGCGGATACAACCTTATTAGTGATGCTGGGCGGAGTGGAGCGTTGCCAACAGATCAAGTAGGAGTAACGGCTGCGAATGTTAATCTTGGACCACTTCAAAATAATGGAGGTGTAACGGAAACAAGAATGCCAGGGGTTGGTAGTATTGCGATTAATGCTGGAAATCCTAATGATATGTCAGATGCACAAAATGGCAGTATAGAAGGAGGTCGTAGAGATATTGGAGCAGCAGAATATGTTTCATGCTTAGTTAACTCCACAACGGGAACAGATGTACAAACAGCTTGTAATACGTACACATGGATAGATGGGAACACGTACACGAGTTCAAACAACACAGCAACACACACTTTGACGAATGCAGCAGGTTGTGATAGTGTGGTAACGTTGAATTTGACAATCAATAACTCTACAACGGGAACGGATGTACAAACAGCTTGTGATACGTACACATGGATAGATGGGAATACGTACACAAGTTCTAATAATACAGCAACACACACTTTGACGAATGCAGCAGGTTGTGATAGTGTGGTAACGTTGAATTTGACAATCAATAACTCTACAACGGGAACAGACGTACAAACAGCTTGTAATACGTACACATGGATAGATGGGAACACGTACACGAGTTCAAACAACACAGTAACCCATACTTTGACGAATGCAGCAGGTTGTGATAGTGTGGTAACGTTAAATTTGACAATCAATAACTCTACAACGGGAACAGACGTACAAACAGCTTGTAATACGTACACATGGATAGATGGGAACACGTACACGAGTTCAAACAACACAGTAACCCATACTTTGACGAATGCAGCAGGTTGTGATAGTGTGGTAACGTTAAATTTGACAATCAATAACTCTACAACAGGAACGGATGTACAAACAGCTTGTGATACGTACACATGGATAGATGGGAATACGTACACGAGTTCTAACAACACAGCAACACACACTTTGACGAATGCAGTAGGTTGTGATAGTGTAGTGACGTTAAATTTGACAATCAATAACTCTACAACGGGAACAGACGTACAAACGGCTTGTGATACTTATACATGGATAGATGGGAATACGTACACAAGTTCTAATAATACAGCAACACACACTTTGACGAATGCAGCAGGTTGTGATAGTGTGGTAACGTTAAATTTGACAATCAATAACTCTACAACGGGAACAGACGTACAAACAGCTTGTAATACGTACACATGGATAGATGGGAACACGTACACGAGTTCAAACAACACAGCAACACACACTTTGACGAATGCAGTAGGTTGTGATAGTGTAGTGACGTTAAATTTGACAATCAATAACTCTACAACAGGAACAGATGTACAAACAGCTTGTAATACGTACACATGGATAGATGGGAATACGTACACAAGTTCTAATAATACAGCAACGCATACTTTGACGAATGCAGTAGGTTGTGATAGTGTGGTAACCTTGAATTTGACGATCAACACGCCAACAACGGGAACAGATGTACAAACAGCATGTGATACGTACACATGGATAGATGGGAATACCTACACGAGTTCTAACAACACAGCAACGCATACTTTGACGAATGCAGTAGGTTGTGATAGTGTGGTGACCTTGGATTTGACCATTACTACAATAGATACAATGGTTACTCAAAGTGGAATTGTTTTAACAGCGAACCAAAGTGGAGCTACTTATCAATGGGTAGATTGTAACAATGGAAATGCAGCAATCGTCGGAGAAACCATGCAAAGTTTTACACCTTCGATAGATGGTGATTATGCGGTGATGATTACTTTCAATAATTGTACTAGTACTTCAAGTTGTTTTAATGTAGTTGTCAATGCTGTGTCAACTATTGAAGAAGGAACCATGCAGGCTCGTGTATATCCTAATCCAACAACAGGACAAGTTAATATAGAGTTAGAAGAGGTGTTGGAACAAGGATTTGTTCGATTGATGGATGTAAATGGGCGTGTGTTGGTAGAAAAAACAGTAGATGGTGAGCAGTTCATTCAATTGAATGTTGATGCGTTGCCAACGGCAGTATATTTCTTAGAACTTCGAAGTTCAAAAGGCATTTATACGCACAAAATTATCAAGGAGTAAGACGTTAATTATATTCATACGGTTTATAAATGAAAGTCGTATTGAGGACAGATTGGAAAATAGTCTTCAATGCGGCTTTCTCTTTTTGGTAAAACAATGGTGTATAACTCTGTAGTTAACTATGTTGTTACTATGGGAAGATTTATGGTGTTATTGGAGTTGTGTGTTAAAAGTGTTGATTGATAGATTGGTATGTATGTGCTTTTTGTTTTTTTATTACTCAGGTGTAGGCTCTTATCAGCATAGCGAACTAAAAAAGTAAAAAATCAACGAACTCTAGTATAGGTAATTATTAATTGAACGAAGTTATTTATACCTTTACGAAGAACTACTAAGATAAGCACAATATGGATGTAAGATTAAAGGCGTTTGAGCGTTTGCTCAACATTATGGATGACTTAAGAGAAAAATGTCCTTGGGATAGAAAACAAACGTTGGAGAGTTTGAGTCTATTGACAATAGAAGAAACCTACGAATTGGTGGATGCTATTCAGGAAGGAGATATGGAGGAATTGAAAGGTGAGATAGGAGACCTAATGCTACACATGGTTTTTTATTCTAAAATAGCCAGTGAAAAAAAAGCTTTTGATATTACGGACGTGTTAAATGCAATTTGTGATAAATTAGTCCATCGACATCCGCATATTTATAGTGATGTGGTGGCAGAAGACGAAGAGACGGTTAAGAAAAATTGGGAGTTGTTAAAATTACAAGAGAAAGGAAAAAAATCTATCTTGCAGGGTGTCCCAAAATCTTTGCCGTCTATGGTAAAGGCTTACAGAATTCAAGAAAAAGTAAAACAGGTAGGCTTTGAGTGGGAAGAAATAGAAGAAGTCTGGGAAAAAGTAGAAGAAGAGCTAGGCGAATTACAGGTTTCTGTTGATGATAGAGAAAGTTCTGAGCGTATTGCAGATGAATTTGGAGATGTGATTTTTGCATTGATTAATTATGCTCGTTATCTCAAAATTGACCCAGAAGCCGCCTTAGAAAAAACCAACAAAAAATTTATCCGACGATTTAAGTATATTGAAGACCACGCAACGAAACCCTTAGCGGATTTGTCTTTAGACGAAATGGATGAATTATGGGATAGTGCAAAAAAAATAGAAAAAAACAATAATTAATCAACCATAAAACTACTATTAAGAATGTACGTTTCTGACCGTTTAAAAAATATGGCGGAATCTGCCACCATCAAAATGGCTCAATTAGCAAGAGAATTGAAGACTCAAGGGCATGAAGTAATTAGTCTTAGCTTGGGAGAACCTGATTTTGATACGCCCAGCCACATCAAAGAGGCCGCTAATAGAGCATTGCAAGAGGGCTATACTAAGTATACGCCTGTTCCTGGGTTAGTAGAGTTACAAGAAGCAATTGTTACCAAATTTAAGCGTGACAATAATCTAGATTTTGATAAAAATCAAATTGTAGTTTCTAATGGTGCCAAGCAATGTTTGGCCAACTTGTCCTTGTCTTTGCTCAATGAAGGAGACGAGGTTATTATTTTTGCTCCGTATTGGGTTTCTTACAAAGAAATTATCGGGCTGAGTGGCGCAAAGCCTGTATTTGTAAATGCTACTATTGATAATGATTTTAAAATAACAGCAAGTCAACTAGAAGCAGCTATTACAGCCAAAACTCGTATGGTTTTGTTTTCTTCTCCTTGCAATCCTACTGGTACAGTTTATTCTAAGGCAGATTTTGAGCCTTTGGTAGCGGTTTTGGAAAGACATCCT
It includes:
- a CDS encoding T9SS type A sorting domain-containing protein, whose product is MILNRLLKVSLVLCLLMNSFGSFATSHTVTNLNDTGSGSLRDVLGLVATGDTILFSNAMLSSSSDTIKLNSPLILNRSLVILGPNMPNYKLYLSGQTSTNIAEVSFSRFSPPLEIQNLGFINGSTTQFGKGGAIAILACSGITLKKCEFKNNSANYGGAINSSLSQTSDKDVIIEECLFDNNSSTSGGGAIYLTSHDAYALTWNISKTTFSNNTAVGSRHGGAIYCRNGIDNTSLPTKDMTINITETTFANNTGYEGAAFYSYHDPDGTYSNTNITITKSTFTGNVNTYLGIHGAALTVTSSIYATAASLGYYLTMYGCSVVDNIGKGIYYGNRGGNGNITIGSSIWAFNTRGDFYVSRTSGGNGGSAISSSGYNLISDAGRSGALPTDQVGVTAANVNLGPLQNNGGVTETRMPGVGSIAINAGNPNDMSDAQNGSIEGGRRDIGAAEYVSCLVNSTTGTDVQTACNTYTWIDGNTYTSSNNTATHTLTNAAGCDSVVTLNLTINNSTTGTDVQTACDTYTWIDGNTYTSSNNTATHTLTNAAGCDSVVTLNLTINNSTTGTDVQTACNTYTWIDGNTYTSSNNTVTHTLTNAAGCDSVVTLNLTINNSTTGTDVQTACNTYTWIDGNTYTSSNNTVTHTLTNAAGCDSVVTLNLTINNSTTGTDVQTACDTYTWIDGNTYTSSNNTATHTLTNAVGCDSVVTLNLTINNSTTGTDVQTACDTYTWIDGNTYTSSNNTATHTLTNAAGCDSVVTLNLTINNSTTGTDVQTACNTYTWIDGNTYTSSNNTATHTLTNAVGCDSVVTLNLTINNSTTGTDVQTACNTYTWIDGNTYTSSNNTATHTLTNAVGCDSVVTLNLTINTPTTGTDVQTACDTYTWIDGNTYTSSNNTATHTLTNAVGCDSVVTLDLTITTIDTMVTQSGIVLTANQSGATYQWVDCNNGNAAIVGETMQSFTPSIDGDYAVMITFNNCTSTSSCFNVVVNAVSTIEEGTMQARVYPNPTTGQVNIELEEVLEQGFVRLMDVNGRVLVEKTVDGEQFIQLNVDALPTAVYFLELRSSKGIYTHKIIKE
- the mazG gene encoding nucleoside triphosphate pyrophosphohydrolase; translation: MDVRLKAFERLLNIMDDLREKCPWDRKQTLESLSLLTIEETYELVDAIQEGDMEELKGEIGDLMLHMVFYSKIASEKKAFDITDVLNAICDKLVHRHPHIYSDVVAEDEETVKKNWELLKLQEKGKKSILQGVPKSLPSMVKAYRIQEKVKQVGFEWEEIEEVWEKVEEELGELQVSVDDRESSERIADEFGDVIFALINYARYLKIDPEAALEKTNKKFIRRFKYIEDHATKPLADLSLDEMDELWDSAKKIEKNNN